In Rutidosis leptorrhynchoides isolate AG116_Rl617_1_P2 unplaced genomic scaffold, CSIRO_AGI_Rlap_v1 contig79, whole genome shotgun sequence, a genomic segment contains:
- the LOC139885118 gene encoding chalcone synthase-like, producing the protein MAFNGNLQSETTKGQGAATILAIGTANPPTCYDQASFPDFIFRMTEREDKVELKAKFQRICDRSGIDKRYVHITEEMLKAHPNLYTTGAPSYDTRQELLLSDVAELGKEAALRAIKEWDQPISMITHLVCSTATGIEMPGMDYQLSKLLNLNNDVQRYMYYQQGCYSGAAAIRAAKDLAENNPGARVLVVSSELLSTMFFHGPDANELDHLVGAAIFGDGATSVIIGTHPDLAIERPLFQLESAKQILIPGSEAFSHIGISDWNSLFYIVHPGGPAILNKVRDALSLKEDKLRASFQVLKDYGNMGGPSVIFAMDEMRKRALKEGKPTTGDGLQWGVLIGLGPGVTMETIVLRSCPIQQA; encoded by the exons ATGGCATTCAACGGCAATCTTCAATCGGAGACCACGAAAGGCCAAGGTGCAGCCACAATCCTTGCCATTGGCACTGCAAATCCACCCACTTGTTATGACCAAGCTAGTTTCCCAGATTTCATTTTCCGCATGACCGAACGTGAAGACAAAGTTGAACTAAAGGCAAAGTTTCAACGTATAT GTGATAGATCGGGAATTGATAAGAGATATGTACACATTACTGAAGAAATGTTGAAAGCTCATCCAAACTTGTATACGACCGGCGCTCCTTCTTATGATACACGCCAAGAATTACTACTTTCAGATGTTGCTGAGCTTGGAAAAGAAGCTGCATTAAGGGCTATTAAAGAATGGGATCAACCAATATCAATGATCACCCATCTTGTTTGCAGTACAGCTACGGGGATTGAAATGCCTGGAATGGACTACCAACTCAGTAAACTCTTAAACTTGAATAATGATGTCCAGCGGTACATGTATTACCAACAAGGTTGTTATTCTGGAGCCGCAGCTATCCGAGCCGCTAAGGATCTTGCTGAGAATAACCCTGGAGCACGTGTTCTTGTCGTAAGCTCTGAACTACTATCTACGATGTTTTTTCATGGTCCAGATGCAAATGAATTAGACCATTTGGTTGGTGCTGCAATATTTGGGGATGGGGCTACATCAGTTATTATTGGTACTCATCCTGATCTTGCTATCGAGCGTCCATTGTTTCAATTGGAGTCCGCCAAGCAGATATTAATCCCTGGTTCGGAAG CATTTAGCCATATCGGTATTTCGGATTGGAACTCACTCTTTTACATCGTGCACCCTGGAGGTCCAGCAATTCTGAACAAGGTAAGGGATGCATTGAGTCTAAAAGAAGATAAGCTAAGAGCAAGTTTCCAAGTTCTTAAAGATTATGGAAACATGGGAGGACCGAGTGTAATTTTTGCTATGGATGAGATGAGGAAGAGGGCATTAAAAGAAGGAAAGCCTACAACTG